The Hevea brasiliensis isolate MT/VB/25A 57/8 chromosome 1, ASM3005281v1, whole genome shotgun sequence DNA segment CGGCCAAATTTaggtttataaaaatatttattaattaaaacaatCAAAGTTACACACATGATCCTTCACATAATTAAAACAACCAAAGTTTTTTATTGGTTCCATTGCATAAATTGCCTAACAATTCAACTTTttgctataaaaatatatatattcaaagTTCTCTTTGTTTAGAATCTAGGGCACAATAATAATATGTTCTTGAactaaagaattaaaaaaatagaaatggcatcaaattattgATATATATTAATTTGCATTAAAGGTGAGAGTCTAAAGTTATAACTAACTCAACAAAGAAAGAATGGTAGTTGGTGAAAAGAAGTAACCAATTTCTTTTGGATGGTTAATCAAAGGCCTAAGTGCTAAGGGAATTGATTCTTTTAAAAGCCTTTAAAGATTGCTAATATCACCAAACCTAATTTAGGTTTATTCCTTTGTATTGTACCCTTTTGGTTCAAAGGTGACTATAtcttgaaaatttacaattttatcttatagatatttcttttaaaataaattataattttttaattacataTATTAAGGAAGAGGGAACTCAAACTTGAGTCGctcaaattcaaaattattataatatggtTTGAATTTTAAATATGTTTGTATTGACTTGAATTTTGATCCGATCTGAAAGACTCACATTGCAAAGCCCACCATTGATTTTATTGGGGTGCTTCATATGATATGGATcagtataaatattatactaTCTACTTTTTTTCAATAGTATTATGAGATTTTGGAAAATAAGATGGAATTAGGGTTTAAAAAGTTTTATATGATTGTGTCTCATCCTTTTTATCataatggaatttttttttttatgtcttactCATTAACATAGACTATAGTCAAACTGTGAAAATTTTGTGTTCATATTTTTTCATCTCCCTATTTTGTGATTGTGTGCTTTACATCTTCGGGATATGCATATCTatgcaataaattttatttttttatataaatgacCCTGATTGAGATTCAAACTTAAAATCTCATTGTTCttaagttttaatttaattttaacttaatAATACTTAAttctttaaaatataaaatcttaTATTCAATTctcaaattgaaataaaataaaagaaattaggacaatacaaatccaaaataactaattaaaaattacaACTCAACCCAAAGTCCACTCAAATATCATGTCACAAAATACAAATTAAGAGAATATTCTTGGCATAGTGCATGGTTGTATTCCATATAGAACTAcaaaaaaacaaaagaagaaaagaaagttaaTATTGATTTAGCAAATTAATCAAAGATTTAACATACTAACCGTAGAACTAAAtgtaaatcaaatcaaatcaaatcaaatttgaTTGTGTCTACATAAACACATAAATCTTAAAACTtggaataaaaacaaaattaacatgTAATTACATAAAGCCTTAAGAGTTTATTGAATTACATGATACAAAGTCATAGAAAGGGCTACAAGAGTGGGGTCCCAACGGCTAATACCTGTCGGGTGAGGACCTAAAAAAATCATGGATGCCAACTTTGTTAAGGCGTGTGGGTCACATAGAAATTGAGAATCAAAGGTTGGGGGGCTCTTTAGTCTTTAGGCTTTAGGTGGGTCGTCAATTCTATCTCAAATCATATCATGTTCTTGAAGATCTTTGGAATCCCAAGCCTCCAATTaaagtttaatttctttattattctattatttattttattccctCCAAAATCTTGTCTGTATAATCTGCTTGGCTTGCTTactagattttattttattttattttaattatgaaaataaaaagtTTTATTCCAATCCATTGGGAAtataaaactaattttaattaatttttctttatctttaaaaatataaagagtgaaggaattttagaatttatgatttctttatttataataattttaaaagtttatttgagtttataagttaaaaaaaaataaattgaagaaatttaaCTATTCATTTTGATGATTATAAACACTatacttataagttaatttaatataatattttactatattatctttatttaattttataatttttgtcgttaattttatttaatattttttttaattattttaataataaatgaatatatgaactaaattttattaaatatattaattatttatcaatcacttataaatattttaactaaacatctaactgcttaaaattttaaatacttataggctgaaattaacttataaattgatttttataAGTTAAATCAAATAACcactaaatattaattaatttattatatttttataaaaaaattacttaatttaatttcatttaattttaattaaaacccAAATTTAAAATCTCACTATTCTAAAAATTAGTCTATcatcaacaatttttttttttttttttggaattctCCATTATTACTAATTAATTCTCATTAATTGACTCACTTCATTCCAATGCAAATCCATCATCCATTCACATTTTTAGATACATTTACAAGTTTATTATTTTAACTGGAATGTAAGAAATATTTACAAGTTTTGTATATTAAATCTCATAGTataaatttgattaggttattatGGAAAGACTttcatttctttttaatttaagaaaaaaaaataaagaataaataaaagGGCTAATAATCCGTCATCACTTAACGCGGTTTTGGGTCTCGAAGTCTGATAAAAACGACGTTGTATTTGTCGTATTCCTCTCTATGCATGTGCGGGGGGTTGATTATTAGTTAAGTTAGTTGGCTGTTTCCACGTGGCGCAATCTTCTCTCTTTTTGTATTaatgaaaatatttatttatttatttattttaaattcggGAGAGCAATTTAAAAGAGGGACAATACTCGGTTCCCTTTGACATTGTCATTTAAGGGTAAAacatattgttaaaaaaatattattttaattaatttaattttatgtttaaaaaattattttaccatttaaatattattgtgtgattaaaatatttatattaaattaatttttattattctcCAATTAATATATTGAAAATTAGCGTGAAATGTAATGTGGTATTGGAAAAAATTATGTAGAAAATTACTATCTTCTACTCttaaaggaagaaaaagagaaggatGTTGGATATCTGGGTGGCATCATACAtcaaacataaaaataatattaaaataaataaaaatattgaaggaCCCACACGTTTTGCTTACATTGAACAATCTGATAGCCAAGCGGTGTTTATAAAGTTAGTAATTTGAGGAATTTTAGTGATTTGGAGACCACTTGAGACTTGGGGtcttactactaacaatctcattGAGATTATatggttttaatatgtttttttagaaaaatattatttaaataatgataaaaaataattcaattattttttaattttataattaaaataaattaattttaattaaaaatgaatttttaaaatttatttaaataagcgATTCAAATAACAATATCAAAGaaatttaaacttttttttttttttaaatttctcacTTTACTATGTAATTTGGTCATTGCCCACTAATGATAAGAAATTCATGCTGTTCTAGAAATATAACCTTTGAAAATGTATATATATTGAATTTTTGGTAATGATGAATGATGAATCTAAAATTCGGATTTGCAATTATTTGTAAGCGTGCTAATTCAGCCAACTCTAATTAATTCTAAATGActtttgtgaatttcaatttttttttttaaagttaataTAATTGGTAAATATTTTTtcctatattaattataattaaaaaaaaaaataatgaagaaaTGAATCTATAATTTATCATTCATGGGGGTGGATAAAATCCTTCCATTTAGCAGTAACTTAGGATGGCATAGTCGGGACTAACAAGAGATAATTGAGTCCATATAATATGATTGAAGTGCATATAATGGGTTGAATTGATATTAGTATGATAcaacaaaataattttattagatTTAATGAATTAGAATAGATATTTTTTATTTCTCACTCAAAATGAAGCTACAAAAGAAAAAACAAGTGGATCGATTTGATTTGCAGCCACAGTACTTGCTGTGAGACTGAGTGCATGATGCACTTTTCTGTTGGGGAAGTCCATATTGTCTTTCTTGGGCTTCTTTTCTGTTTCTTGATGTGATCTTTTAGCCCATTTGGATTCTTAGACTGTTGGGGTTTGGTCATTGGTGTTTATTTTGTTAATAATCTCTCAACTTAGATGATTATCTAGTATCgtatcttaactttaatttaacTTGGGTATTGTGATAAACTTATTTAATGATACTCAAATTAAAGTTTAAGAATTTTTACAATACAACCTGATACAATCAGCTGAGCACCCTTTCAAGTGAGAGTTTGTTCTTGGAGAAGAAGATCTCATTGATTATGAAAAACCAATAGATGATCATTGAAAAAAGAAACCCTTTTACAATTTAGAACAATTAGTTGTTCACCTACAATGACACAACCGCACTCACCAGTTTGTTAAATACTGAGGAGAAAACACAATGACTAATGTGGAAACCAATTCTTTATGATTGTTGTTCTACCCAATGGTAAATCCTGATCATTCTTCCCTGCGCATTTTGGTATTAAGGGGAACTTCTTTGTAGGATTGCACCTTCTCCACTGCTCTGCGAACTGGTCTGCCCAGTGAAGACCTTGCTGCTACTTGTGCTTCATTTTCTGAGCCAAAATTTTCTTCCTTTACAACAGAAGAACCAGACAGAGTTGTTAGACCATCTTCCTGCATTGGATTATCAAGTGGCTGATGAGGGATTGGAAATTTTGCATCTTCAATCTCAAACAAGTTCTCCATGGGCAGTTCTCGTTCCTGGGATTTGAACCTAGCAGATTGCCTTCTCAAACAACGCCTGCACAGATGAAAATACATATTTGAAACAACTATTTCTTGGAATGATATTAATAGCTTTAATGACTAGAATTCTGAAGAAGTTTTCCATGCAGACATTTTCCAACCTCACAGGTACAAGACAAGACAGAACAGAACTATGCAATTATGCGCTGAAACCTAGCAGATTCACCTTTTGTTTTCAAGCATCTCTTTTTCCTGGCCTTGTCTAGAAGTAGTAGAAGGGCCCATAGCTGCAAGTATTTTGAAAGTGCCTTAAATGTCAGTAGCCATTACAAGGAAACAAAGAAGTGTATTCAGATGAGTTATTTTAACTCAAAATGATTACATTGACTTCTTGCTGCTCGCCTACTGATGCTATTGCCAGGCTTTGTATTGTTATTAGCTTCCACTTCCTTGAAGAAACAAAGCATGAAGAGGTCAAGTGATAGGAAAAAGAAAGTCGAAAACTATTAATAGCTCTAAATAGACATGTGGAGACTCACCTGGGAGCCAGTGTTTTGATATTTAATATCTGCTTTTCCCTGCATAATAAGATTAATTGATTACAATTACTTTTaagtttaaataaaatatatttgctCAGTGAAACTTTCTTATTCCATTTGGAGTCGCAAT contains these protein-coding regions:
- the LOC110657790 gene encoding SHUGOSHIN 2; this encodes MMKGERMAKRSSFGSIVRKRLSDITNSQPQIKLVSLEEKQPSIPNSTGDLINQLLKEKATLMLLIEERDKIVALSDNQLRNLRMHYQKLQLQNWNLAQSNSQMLAELNLGREKLKSLQHELLCKDALLKAKNLEQEGKADIKYQNTGSQEVEANNNTKPGNSISRRAARSQSMGPSTTSRQGQEKEMLENKRRCLRRQSARFKSQERELPMENLFEIEDAKFPIPHQPLDNPMQEDGLTTLSGSSVVKEENFGSENEAQVAARSSLGRPVRRAVEKVQSYKEVPLNTKMRREE